Proteins co-encoded in one Dasypus novemcinctus isolate mDasNov1 chromosome 18, mDasNov1.1.hap2, whole genome shotgun sequence genomic window:
- the PRR19 gene encoding proline-rich protein 19, with the protein MDPRGPAPQRPEKPGRVCRRKTRRERNEALVGSRRPTARQDPPIASRNPAVALRDSVVPAAPKLVVITQGRLSREHRGLFNHEVKSLDVARLLSSRALEPGTPPLPTRPSPSPGSARELQLRGKENQVPGGSGPGPPSPLELPSLGQLLRELQCQLMLPQAFPRRNLVQEARDAIVGTLQACHGCVPDLSLVLRGCRPPLPGFKPKDPERQRMTPSWINNPEQAQKRQQGVKGLTFTTAHTSSTTTAHRVSLAPPRGPWPPPLPSLPSPSGAALGPPTAFDLLKSIWLVATPPPPRPWGVGPPQPLPPQPSPLLSRTSALDWSPSPPAPLPSLSWVVTQSSPEAWSFPPMRLY; encoded by the exons ATGGACCCCCGGGGGCCAGCCCCCCAGAGGCCTGAGAAACCTGGTCGTGTCTGCCGTCGGAAGACCAGGCGAGAGCGTAATGAGGCCCTAGTGGGCAGCCGCCGGCCAACAGCCCGTCAGGATCCTCCCATAGCCAGCCGGAATCCAGCAGTGGCCCTCCGGGATTCTGTGGTCCCTGCTGCCCCCAAGCTTGTGGTCATAACCCAGGGCCGACTGAGTCGGGAACACCGGGGTCTGTTCAACCATGAAGTGAAATCCCTGGATGTGGCACGGCTGCTTAGCAGTAGGGCCCTGGAACCAggcaccccccccctccccaccaggccTTCTCCAAGCCCAGGCAGTGCCCGGGAACTACAATTGAGGGGCAAGGAGAATCAAGTGCCTGGAGGCTCAGGTCCAGGCCCACCTAGTCCCTTGGAGCTCCCTAGCTTGGGACAGCTGCTGAGGGAGCTGCAGTGCCAGCTGATGCTGCCACAGGCCTTCCCCAGGAGGAACTTAGTGCAAGAGGCCAGGGATGCCATCGTGGGCACTTTACAGGCCTGTCATGGCTGTGTGCCTGACCTCTCCCTGGTGCTCCGGGGCTGCCGGCCACCCTTGCCAG ggttcaagcccaaGGACCCTGAGAGACAAAGGATGACCCCCTCCTGGATCAACAACCCTGAACAGGCCCAGAAAAGGCAACAGGGGGTAAAGGGGCTCACTTTCACCACGGCTCACACCTCTAGCACAACCACTGCGCACAGGGTGAGCCTGGCACCGCCACGGGGCCCCTGGCCTCCCCCCTTACCCTCATTGCCTTCGCCATCTGGAGCAGCCTTGGGCCCCCCAACAGCCTTTGACCTGCTGAAAAGCATCTGGCTGGTAGCCACACCACCCCCTCCCCGGCCCTGGGGTGTTGGCCCACCGCAGCCTCTGCCCCCGCAGCCATCACCCTTATTGTCCCGGACCTCTGCTCTGGACTGGAGCCCCAGCCCCCCTGCTCCACTACCCAGCCTCTCCTGGGTGGTGACCCAGAGCAGCCCTGAGGCCTGGTCCTTTCCACCCATGAGACTTTACTGA
- the TMEM145 gene encoding transmembrane protein 145 isoform X1: protein MEPPRAPALRRLLLPLLLLLLPLPLRARAKYVRGNLSSKEDWVFLTRFCFLSDYGRLDFRFRYPEAKCCQNILLYFDDPSQWPAVYKAGDKDCLAKESVIRPENNQVINLTTQYAWSGCQVVSEEGTHYLSCSSGRSFRSVRERWWYIALSKCGGDGLQLEYEMVLTNGKSFWTRHFSADEFGILETDVTFLLIFTLIFVLSCYFGYLLKARQLLHTTYKMFMAAAGVEVLSLLFFCIYWGLYATDGIGNKSLKILAKLLFSSSFLIFLLMLILLGKGFTVTRGRISHSGSVKLSVYMTLYTLTHVVLLIYEAEFFDPGQVLYTYESPAGYGLIGLQVAAYVWFCYAVLVSLRHFPEKQPFYVPFFAAYTLWFFAVPVMALIANFGIPKWAREKIVNGIQLGIHLYAHGVFLIMTRPSAANKNFPYHVRTSQIASAGAPGPGGSQSAAKSFPQHVYGNVTFISDSVPNFTELFSIPPPASSAGKQVEETAVAAAVAPRGRVVTMAEPGAASPPSPAGFPKAANPGWEGPAPPYQPLVPQTAAPHTGFTEYFSMHTAGGLAPPV, encoded by the exons ATGGAGCCCCCGCGCGCGCCCGCGCTGCGCCGCCTGCTGCTGccgctcctgctgctgctgctgccgctgccCCTCCGCGCCCGGGCCAAGTACGTGCGGGGCAACCTCAGCTCCAAGGAG GACTGGGTATTCTTGACGAGGTTTTGCTTCCTCTCCGATTATGGCCGCCTGGACTTTCGTTTCCGCTACCCTGAG GCCAAATGCTGCCAGAACATCCTCCTTTATTTTGACGATCCATCCCAGTGGCCAGCTGTGTACAAGGCGGGGGACAAG GACTGCCTGGCCAAGGAGTCAGTGATCAGGCCGGAGAACAACCAGGTCATCAACCTCACCACCCAGTATGCCTGGTCAGGCTGTCAG GTAGTGTCAGAGGAGGGCACCCACTACCTGAGCTGCTCCAGTGGTCGCAGCTTCCGCTCGGTGCGTGAAAGGTGGTGGTACATCGCGCTCAGCAAGTGTGGG GGAGATGGGCTGCAGCTGGAGTACGAGATGGTCCTCACCAATGGCAAGTCCTTCTGGACACGGCACTTCTCTGCCGATGAGTTTG GGATACTGGAGACTGATGTGACTTTCCTCCTCATCTTCACCCTCATTTTCGTCCTCTCCTGCTACTTTGGAT ATTTGCTGAAAGCTCGTCAGTTGCTCCACACCACTTAtaaaatgttcatggcagcagcAGGAGTGGAGG TCCTGAGCCtcctgtttttctgcatctactggGGCCTGTATGCCACCGATGGCATTGGCAACAAGAGTCTGAAGATCCTGG CTAAGCTGCTCTTCTCCTCCAGCTTCCTCATCTTCCTGCTGATGCTCATCCTTCTGGGGAAGGGATTCACGGTGACACG GGGCCGCATCAGCCACTCAGGCTCCGTGAAGCTGTCGGTCTACATGACGCTGTACACCCTCACCCACGTGGTGCTGCTCATCTATGAGGCTGAA TTTTTCGACCCGGGTCAGGTCCTGTATACATACGAGTCACCGGCAGGCTACGGGCTCATCGGACTGCAGGTGGCAGCCTATGTGTGGTTTTGCTACGCCGTGCTCGTCTCCCTGCGCCACTTCCCGGAGAAGCAACCCTTTTACGTGCCCTTCTTTGCTGCCTACACCCTCTG GTTCTTTGCGGTTCCTGTTATGGCCCTGATTGCCAACTTCGGGATCCCCAAGTGGGCCCGGGAGAAGATTGTCAATGGCATCCAACTAGGGATCCACTTGTATGCCCACGGCGTGTTCCTG ATCATGACGCGCCCTTCTGCCGCCAACAAGAACTTCCCGTACCACGTGCGCACTTCGCAGATCGCCTCAGCCGGGGCCCCGGGCCCCGGAGGGAGCCAGTCAGCGGCCAAGTCCTTCCCGCAGCACGTCTATGGGAACGTGACATTCATCAGCGACTCGGTGCCCAACTTCACGGAGCTCTTCTCCATCCCCCCGCCCGCCTCCTCC GCCGGGAAGCAGGTGGAGGAGacggcggtggcggcggcggtGGCCCCGAGGGGCCGCGTGGTGACCATGGCCGAGCCGGGCGCGGCCTCCCCGCCCTCTCCCGCCGGGTTCCCCAAGGCGGCCAACCCGGGCTGGGAGGGCCCGGCGCCGCCCTACCAGCCGCTCGTGCCGCAGACGGCGGCGCCGCACACCGGCTTCACCGAATACTTCAGCATGCACACGGCCGGGGGCCTCGCCCCCCCGGTGTGA
- the PAFAH1B3 gene encoding platelet-activating factor acetylhydrolase IB subunit alpha1, with translation MRGEENPASKPTPVQDVQGDGRWMSLHHRFVADSKDKEPEVVFIGDSLVQLMHQCEIWRELFSPLHALNFGIGGDSTQHVLWRLENGELEHIRPKIVVVWVGTNNHGHTAEQVTGGIEAIVQLVNQRQPQARVVVLGLLPRGQHPNPLREKNQQVNKLVRVALAGHPRAHFLDADPGFVHSDGTISHHDMYDYLHLSRLGYTPVCRALHSLLLRLLAQDQGQGPPLPEPTS, from the exons ATGAGGGGAGAGGAGAACCCAGCCAGCAAGCCCACGCCGGTGCAGGACGTGCAGGGCGACGGGCGCTGGATGTCCCTG CACCATCGGTTTGTAGCCGACAGCAAAGATAAGGAACCCGAAGTCGTCTTCATCGGGGACTCTCTGGTCCAGTTAATGCACCAGTGCGAG ATCTGGCGAGagcttttctctcctctgcatgCCCTTAACTTTGGCATTGGTGGTGACAGCACACAGCACGTGCTGTGGCGGCTGGAGAATGGAGAACTGGAACACATCCGGCCCAAA ATTGTGGTGGTCTGGGTGGGCACCAACAACCACGGGCACACAGCAGAGCAGGTCACTGGCGGCATCGAGGCCATTGTACAACTGGTGAACCAGCGGCAGCCCCAGGCCCGGGTCGTGGTGTTG GGCTTGCTCCCACGGGGCCAGCATCCCAACCCACTTCGAGAGAAGAACCAACAGGTCAACAAGCTGGTCCGGGTGGCACTGGCTGGCCACCCAAGGGCACACTTCCTGGATGCTGATCCTGGCTTTGTGCACTCAGATGGCACCATAAGCCACCATGACATGTATGATTACCTGCACCTGAGCCGCCTGGGATACACACCCGTATGTCGGgccctgcactccctgctgctgCGTCTGCTGGCCCAAGACCAGGGCCAGGGCCCCCCACTGCCAGAGCCCACATCCTGA
- the TMEM145 gene encoding transmembrane protein 145 isoform X2, translated as MEPPRAPALRRLLLPLLLLLLPLPLRARAKYVRGNLSSKEDWVFLTRFCFLSDYGRLDFRFRYPEAKCCQNILLYFDDPSQWPAVYKAGDKDCLAKESVIRPENNQVINLTTQYAWSGCQVVSEEGTHYLSCSSGRSFRSVRERWWYIALSKCGGDGLQLEYEMVLTNGKSFWTRHFSADEFGILETDVTFLLIFTLIFVLSCYFGYLLKARQLLHTTYKMFMAAAGVEVLSLLFFCIYWGLYATDGIGNKSLKILAKLLFSSSFLIFLLMLILLGKGFTVTRGRISHSGSVKLSVYMTLYTLTHVVLLIYEAEFFDPGQVLYTYESPAGYGLIGLQVAAYVWFCYAVLVSLRHFPEKQPFYVPFFAAYTLWFFAVPVMALIANFGIPKWAREKIVNGIQLGIHLYAHGVFLIMTRPSAANKNFPYHVRTSQIASAGAPGPGGSQSAAKSFPQHVYGNVTFISDSVPNFTELFSIPPPASSPLPRAAPDSGLPLFRDLRPPAPLRDL; from the exons ATGGAGCCCCCGCGCGCGCCCGCGCTGCGCCGCCTGCTGCTGccgctcctgctgctgctgctgccgctgccCCTCCGCGCCCGGGCCAAGTACGTGCGGGGCAACCTCAGCTCCAAGGAG GACTGGGTATTCTTGACGAGGTTTTGCTTCCTCTCCGATTATGGCCGCCTGGACTTTCGTTTCCGCTACCCTGAG GCCAAATGCTGCCAGAACATCCTCCTTTATTTTGACGATCCATCCCAGTGGCCAGCTGTGTACAAGGCGGGGGACAAG GACTGCCTGGCCAAGGAGTCAGTGATCAGGCCGGAGAACAACCAGGTCATCAACCTCACCACCCAGTATGCCTGGTCAGGCTGTCAG GTAGTGTCAGAGGAGGGCACCCACTACCTGAGCTGCTCCAGTGGTCGCAGCTTCCGCTCGGTGCGTGAAAGGTGGTGGTACATCGCGCTCAGCAAGTGTGGG GGAGATGGGCTGCAGCTGGAGTACGAGATGGTCCTCACCAATGGCAAGTCCTTCTGGACACGGCACTTCTCTGCCGATGAGTTTG GGATACTGGAGACTGATGTGACTTTCCTCCTCATCTTCACCCTCATTTTCGTCCTCTCCTGCTACTTTGGAT ATTTGCTGAAAGCTCGTCAGTTGCTCCACACCACTTAtaaaatgttcatggcagcagcAGGAGTGGAGG TCCTGAGCCtcctgtttttctgcatctactggGGCCTGTATGCCACCGATGGCATTGGCAACAAGAGTCTGAAGATCCTGG CTAAGCTGCTCTTCTCCTCCAGCTTCCTCATCTTCCTGCTGATGCTCATCCTTCTGGGGAAGGGATTCACGGTGACACG GGGCCGCATCAGCCACTCAGGCTCCGTGAAGCTGTCGGTCTACATGACGCTGTACACCCTCACCCACGTGGTGCTGCTCATCTATGAGGCTGAA TTTTTCGACCCGGGTCAGGTCCTGTATACATACGAGTCACCGGCAGGCTACGGGCTCATCGGACTGCAGGTGGCAGCCTATGTGTGGTTTTGCTACGCCGTGCTCGTCTCCCTGCGCCACTTCCCGGAGAAGCAACCCTTTTACGTGCCCTTCTTTGCTGCCTACACCCTCTG GTTCTTTGCGGTTCCTGTTATGGCCCTGATTGCCAACTTCGGGATCCCCAAGTGGGCCCGGGAGAAGATTGTCAATGGCATCCAACTAGGGATCCACTTGTATGCCCACGGCGTGTTCCTG ATCATGACGCGCCCTTCTGCCGCCAACAAGAACTTCCCGTACCACGTGCGCACTTCGCAGATCGCCTCAGCCGGGGCCCCGGGCCCCGGAGGGAGCCAGTCAGCGGCCAAGTCCTTCCCGCAGCACGTCTATGGGAACGTGACATTCATCAGCGACTCGGTGCCCAACTTCACGGAGCTCTTCTCCATCCCCCCGCCCGCCTCCTCC CCCCTGCCCCGAGCGGCGCCGGATTCTGGGCTCCCGCTGTTCCGCGACctccggccccccgccccccttcgAGACCTCTGA
- the TMEM145 gene encoding transmembrane protein 145 isoform X3 encodes MEPPRAPALRRLLLPLLLLLLPLPLRARAKYVRGNLSSKEDWVFLTRFCFLSDYGRLDFRFRYPEAKCCQNILLYFDDPSQWPAVYKAGDKDCLAKESVIRPENNQVINLTTQYAWSGCQVVSEEGTHYLSCSSGRSFRSVRERWWYIALSKCGGDGLQLEYEMVLTNGKSFWTRHFSADEFGILETDVTFLLIFTLIFVLSCYFGYLLKARQLLHTTYKMFMAAAGVEVLSLLFFCIYWGLYATDGIGNKSLKILAKLLFSSSFLIFLLMLILLGKGFTVTRGRISHSGSVKLSVYMTLYTLTHVVLLIYEAEFFDPGQVLYTYESPAGYGLIGLQVAAYVWFCYAVLVSLRHFPEKQPFYVPFFAAYTLWFFAVPVMALIANFGIPKWAREKIVNGIQLGIHLYAHGVFLIMTRPSAANKNFPYHVRTSQIASAGAPGPGGSQSAAKSFPQHVYGNVTFISDSVPNFTELFSIPPPASSVSPAPPAPEELLAPPLEYLTPLPAPPPPPAPGRLSPPPAFRTPRAPTPRRDRPPAPAPTLPDWVLALLRTPPPTPRAVPPPPAFRGSPRAPRPPPEFARRAPTPPLEYLAPLPRRPATHSFPD; translated from the exons ATGGAGCCCCCGCGCGCGCCCGCGCTGCGCCGCCTGCTGCTGccgctcctgctgctgctgctgccgctgccCCTCCGCGCCCGGGCCAAGTACGTGCGGGGCAACCTCAGCTCCAAGGAG GACTGGGTATTCTTGACGAGGTTTTGCTTCCTCTCCGATTATGGCCGCCTGGACTTTCGTTTCCGCTACCCTGAG GCCAAATGCTGCCAGAACATCCTCCTTTATTTTGACGATCCATCCCAGTGGCCAGCTGTGTACAAGGCGGGGGACAAG GACTGCCTGGCCAAGGAGTCAGTGATCAGGCCGGAGAACAACCAGGTCATCAACCTCACCACCCAGTATGCCTGGTCAGGCTGTCAG GTAGTGTCAGAGGAGGGCACCCACTACCTGAGCTGCTCCAGTGGTCGCAGCTTCCGCTCGGTGCGTGAAAGGTGGTGGTACATCGCGCTCAGCAAGTGTGGG GGAGATGGGCTGCAGCTGGAGTACGAGATGGTCCTCACCAATGGCAAGTCCTTCTGGACACGGCACTTCTCTGCCGATGAGTTTG GGATACTGGAGACTGATGTGACTTTCCTCCTCATCTTCACCCTCATTTTCGTCCTCTCCTGCTACTTTGGAT ATTTGCTGAAAGCTCGTCAGTTGCTCCACACCACTTAtaaaatgttcatggcagcagcAGGAGTGGAGG TCCTGAGCCtcctgtttttctgcatctactggGGCCTGTATGCCACCGATGGCATTGGCAACAAGAGTCTGAAGATCCTGG CTAAGCTGCTCTTCTCCTCCAGCTTCCTCATCTTCCTGCTGATGCTCATCCTTCTGGGGAAGGGATTCACGGTGACACG GGGCCGCATCAGCCACTCAGGCTCCGTGAAGCTGTCGGTCTACATGACGCTGTACACCCTCACCCACGTGGTGCTGCTCATCTATGAGGCTGAA TTTTTCGACCCGGGTCAGGTCCTGTATACATACGAGTCACCGGCAGGCTACGGGCTCATCGGACTGCAGGTGGCAGCCTATGTGTGGTTTTGCTACGCCGTGCTCGTCTCCCTGCGCCACTTCCCGGAGAAGCAACCCTTTTACGTGCCCTTCTTTGCTGCCTACACCCTCTG GTTCTTTGCGGTTCCTGTTATGGCCCTGATTGCCAACTTCGGGATCCCCAAGTGGGCCCGGGAGAAGATTGTCAATGGCATCCAACTAGGGATCCACTTGTATGCCCACGGCGTGTTCCTG ATCATGACGCGCCCTTCTGCCGCCAACAAGAACTTCCCGTACCACGTGCGCACTTCGCAGATCGCCTCAGCCGGGGCCCCGGGCCCCGGAGGGAGCCAGTCAGCGGCCAAGTCCTTCCCGCAGCACGTCTATGGGAACGTGACATTCATCAGCGACTCGGTGCCCAACTTCACGGAGCTCTTCTCCATCCCCCCGCCCGCCTCCTCCGTAAGCCCCGCGCCCCCGGCGCCCGAGGAGCTGCTGGCGCCGCCCCTGGAGTACCTGACCCCGCTCCCGGCCCCAccgccgccccccgcgcccgGGCGCCTGAGCCCGCCCCCTGCCTTCCGCACACCCCGCGCCCCAACGCCGCGCCGCGACCGTCCCCCGGCGCCCGCGCCCACCCTGCCCGACTGGGTCCTGGCGCTGTTGCGCACGCCCCCGCCGACGCCACGCGCCGTGCCCCCGCCGCCCGCCTTCCGCGGCTCTCCGCGTGCCCCTCGGCCGCCGCCGGAGTTCGCCCGGCGCGCCCCGACGCCGCCCCTTGAGTACCTGGCCCCGCTACCCAGGCGCCCCGCCACCCATTCCTTCCCCGACTGA